A region from the Lutra lutra chromosome 1, mLutLut1.2, whole genome shotgun sequence genome encodes:
- the DYNLT2B gene encoding dynein light chain Tctex-type protein 2B yields the protein MTSSTPVSFTTGTADGLPETEKNAGESENTYILRPIFQQRFRPSVVKECIHAVLKEELANAEYSPEEIPQLTKRLSETIKDKLKEMGFDRYKMVVQVVIGEQRGEGVFMAARCFWDADTDNYTYDVFMNDSLFCVVAAFGCFYY from the exons ATGACTTCGTCCACCCCTGTGTCCTTCACTACGGGCACAGCCGACGGGTTGCCTGAGACTGAGAAGAACGCAGGGGAGTCCGAGAATACCTATATTCTGCGGCCCATTTTCCAGCAAAG GTTCAGACCTTCTGTGGTTAAAGAATGTATCCATGCTGTTCTTAAGGAGGAGCTAGCAAATGCTGAGTACTCCCCAGAAGAAATACCGCAGCTCACAAAACGTTTATCAGAAACcattaaagacaaattaaaag aaatgggATTTGACCGATACAAAATGGTGGTACAAGTAGTGATTGGAGAACAAAGAGGTGAAGGAGTATT CATGGCTGCTCGCTGTTTCTGGGATGCCGACACTGACAACTACACTTACGATGTTTTCATGAAT gaCAGTTTATTCTGTGTTGTAGCGGCATTCGGCTGTTTCTACTATTGA